The genomic region TTCCCGGTGCAGTACGTCAACCGTCCGAACCTGAACTTCCGCGGCTTTGCCGGCACCCTCGCCAGCGGCATCGTGAAGAAAGGCGACGAAGTGGTGGTTCTGCCGTCGGGCAAGAGCAGCCGCGTGAAATCCATCGTTACCTACGAAGGTGAGTTGGAACACGCAGGTCCCGGCCAGGCCGTGACCCTGACCATGGAAGACGAGATCGACATCTCCCGTGGCGACCTGCTGGTCCATGCCGACAGCGTGCCACCGGTGACCGACAGCTTCGAGGCCATGCTGGTCTGGATGGCCGAAGAACCGATGCTGCCGGGCAAGAAATACGACATCAAGCGTGCCACCAGCTATGTGCCGGGCTCGATTGCCAGCATCGTCCATCGGGTCGACGTCAACACCCTGGAAGAAGGCTCGGCCAGTGCCCTGCAACTGAACGAGATTGGCAAGGTCAAGATTGCCCTGGATACGCCAATCGCCCTGGATGGTTACGACAGCAACCGCACTACTGGCGCGTTCATCGTCATCGACCGCCTGACCAACGGCACCGTCGGCGCCGGCATGATCGTCGCCCAGCCGCTGGCCCATGGCGGTGCCACTCACCATGGCAAGCTGGCGCATGTCGCGACCGAAGAACGCGCCCAGCGTTTCGGTCAGCAACCGGCCACCGTGCTGTTCACTGGCCTTTCGGGCGCTGGCAAGAGCACCCTGGCCTATGCCGTGGAGCGCAAGCTGTTCGATATGGGCCGTGCGGTGTTCGTCCTGGATGGTCAGAACCTGCGCCACGACCTGAACAAGGGGCTGGCGCAGGATCGCGCCGGTCGCACCGAAAATTGGCGGCGTGCCGCCCAGGTGGCGCGCCAGTTCAACGAAGCCGGCCTGCTGACCCTGGCCGCGTTCGTGGCGCCGGATGCCGAAGGTCGCGAGCAGGCCAAGGTGTTGATCGGTGCTGAGCGTCTGGTCACCGTTTACGTCCAGGCCTCGCCATTGGTCTGCCGTGAGCGTGACCCGCAAGGGCTGTACGCGGCGGGTGGCGACAACATCCCGGGTGAGTCCTTCCCGTACGATGTGCCGCTCAATGCCGACCTGGTCGTCGACACGCAAGCCTTGTCGCTGGAAGACAGCGTCAAGCAGGTGCTGGATCTGCTGCGTCAGCGCGGCGCGATCTAAGCCTCGCCGGCAACAGAAAAGCCCGCGACCGATCACTCGGTCGCGGGCTTTTTCATGGGCCATCAGATCGTTGGGTGGCTAAGATCGCCTTCGCGGGCACCTCAGGACTTGGCGGGGTACTCGCTGTGCAAGCGCGCCAGCAAGGCATCCTTGTCTGCCCATAGCTGGTTGATCCAGGTCTGGAATGCCTGGCGGTACTCGGCGTCCTGCTCATAGTTGCGGCCAATGAACTGGGGCGGAATCTGCAATTCTTCGAAATGCACCACGACCTCGCGCATGTCGCCGCACAACAGGTTCCAGAATCCCGGCCGTCCGCCCGGATAGTGGATGGTCACGTTGACGATCGACTCCAACTGCTCGCCCATGGCATCCAGCACGAAGGCAATGCCACCGGCCTTGGGCTTGAGCAGGTAGCGGAACGGCGACTGCTGCTGTGCATGTTTGCCCGGGGTGAAACGTGTGCCTTCGGCGAAGTTGAAGATGCCCACAGGGTTTTTGCGAAATTTCGCGCAGGTCTTGCGGGTGGTTTCCAGGTCCTTGCCTTTCTTTTCCGGGTGTTTTTCCAGGTACGCCTTCGAGTAGCGTTTCATGAACGGAAAGCCCAGTGCCCACCAGGCCAGGCCGATCACCGGGACCCAGATCAACTCCTGCTTGAGAAAGAATTTCAGGGGGCGAATGCGCCGGTTGAGCACGTACTGCAGGACCAGGATGTCGACCCAGCTCTGGTGATTGCTGGTGACCAAGTAGGAGTGCTGATAGTCCAGCCCCTCAAGGCCGCTGAGGTGCCAGCGGGTCTTGCGGACCAGGTGCATCCAGGCCTTGTTGTTGCTGATCCAGGCCTCATGGATATGGTTCATCAGCCAGTGGCTGAAGCGCTCGGTCAAGTTGAAGGGCAGGACCTTGAGCAGTGCCACGCAGAACAGGAGCGAGCACAGCAGCAGGGTGTTCAAGGCCAGCAGCAGCGAGGCGAGCAGGCCACGCAACGGGGCCGGGAGGAAGTCGAGCATGGTGTCCTTTCTCGAAAGTGCGTTCTTGTTTGAGCGAGCGGTCGTAGCCCTCACGCCTTATGGCATGAGGGTAACGGACACCGGCAGTATCGTGCAGCTACTTCAGATATTTCAGATATCCACGGGTCGGTTGGCGGCCTGGATCGCGGTAAGGGCGATGGTATAGACGATGTCGTCGACCTGGGCGCCGCGTGGCAGGTCGTTGACCGGCTTGCGCAGGCCTTGCAGCATTGGCCCCAGGCTCACGCAGTCGGCGCTGCGTTGCACCGCCTTGTGGGTGGTGTTGCCGGTATTCAGGTCGGGGAACACGAACACCGTGGCCCGACCAGCGACCTGGCTGTTGGGCGCCAGTTGCCGGGCGACGTTTTCGTTGGCGGCGGCGTCGTACTGCAACGGGCCGTCGATCAGCAGTTCGCGCTGGGCTTCGTGGGCCAGCAGGGTGGCTTCGCGGACTTTCTCCACTTCCTCGCCGCTGGCCGATTCGCCGCTGGAGTAGCTGATCATCGCCACCCGTGGCGCGATGCCGAATGCCTGGGCCGAGTCGGCACTTTGCAGGGCGATTTCCGCCAGTTCGGTGGCCGACGGGTGTGGATTCATCACGCAGTCGCCATAGACCAGCACCTGCTCGGGGAACAGCATGAAGAACACCGATGAGACCAGGGTGCAGCCCGGTGCGGTCTTGATCAGTTGCAGCGCCGGGCGGATGGTATTGGCGGTGGAGTGGATCACCCCGGAGACCAGACCATCGACTTCGTCCAGCGCCAGCATCATGGTGCCGATCACCACCGTGTCTTCCAGTTGCTGCTCGGCCATCGGCGTGTTGAGGCTCTTGTTCTTGCGCAGGGCCACCATCGGCTCGGCGTAGCGTCCGCGAATCTGGTCCGGGTCGAGAATCTCAAGCCCTGGTGGCAGCTCGAAACCATGGGCCTTGGCGACCGCCTCGACATCCGCCGGCTTGGCCAGCAGCACGCAACGGGCGATGCCGCGTGCCTGGCAGATCGCTGCGGCCTGGACGGTCAGCGGCTCGCTGCCTTCGGGCAGGACGATACGCTTGTTGGCTTGTTGGGCACGCTGGATCAACTGATAGCGGAACACCGCTGGCGTCAGACGCATTTCCCGTGGCGTGCCGCAGCGCTGGTGCAGCCATTGGGCATCGAGGTGGCTGGCGACGAAATCAGTGATGATTTCCGCCCGCTCGCGGTCATCGATCGGAATTTCCTTGTTCAGGCTGTT from Pseudomonas asplenii harbors:
- the pta gene encoding phosphate acetyltransferase, with the translated sequence MQTFFIAPTDFGVGLTSISLGLVRTLERAGLQVGFFKPIAQPHPGDTGPERSTELVARTHGLKPPQPLGLAHVERMLGDGQLDELLEEIIALYQQAAVGKDVLVVEGMVPTRSASYAARVNLHLAKSLDAEVILVSAPENEVLTELSGRVELQAQLFGGPKDPKVLGVILNKVRTDESMEAFAARLKEHSPLLRSGDFRLLGCIPYQPELNAPRTRDVAELLGAQVLNAGDYETRRMSKIILCARTVLNTLQLLKPGVLVVTPGDRDDIILAVSLAALNGVPLAGLLLTSDTKPDPRLMELCRGALQAGLPVLSVSTGSYDTANQLNSLNKEIPIDDRERAEIITDFVASHLDAQWLHQRCGTPREMRLTPAVFRYQLIQRAQQANKRIVLPEGSEPLTVQAAAICQARGIARCVLLAKPADVEAVAKAHGFELPPGLEILDPDQIRGRYAEPMVALRKNKSLNTPMAEQQLEDTVVIGTMMLALDEVDGLVSGVIHSTANTIRPALQLIKTAPGCTLVSSVFFMLFPEQVLVYGDCVMNPHPSATELAEIALQSADSAQAFGIAPRVAMISYSSGESASGEEVEKVREATLLAHEAQRELLIDGPLQYDAAANENVARQLAPNSQVAGRATVFVFPDLNTGNTTHKAVQRSADCVSLGPMLQGLRKPVNDLPRGAQVDDIVYTIALTAIQAANRPVDI
- a CDS encoding acyltransferase, with product MLDFLPAPLRGLLASLLLALNTLLLCSLLFCVALLKVLPFNLTERFSHWLMNHIHEAWISNNKAWMHLVRKTRWHLSGLEGLDYQHSYLVTSNHQSWVDILVLQYVLNRRIRPLKFFLKQELIWVPVIGLAWWALGFPFMKRYSKAYLEKHPEKKGKDLETTRKTCAKFRKNPVGIFNFAEGTRFTPGKHAQQQSPFRYLLKPKAGGIAFVLDAMGEQLESIVNVTIHYPGGRPGFWNLLCGDMREVVVHFEELQIPPQFIGRNYEQDAEYRQAFQTWINQLWADKDALLARLHSEYPAKS
- the cysN gene encoding sulfate adenylyltransferase subunit CysN — translated: MSHQSDLISEDILAYLGQHERKELLRFLTCGNVDDGKSTLIGRLLHDSKMIYEDHLEAITRDSKKVGTTGDDIDLALLVDGLQAEREQGITIDVAYRYFSTAKRKFIIADTPGHEQYTRNMATGASTCDLAIILVDARYGVQTQTRRHSFIASLLGIKHIVVAINKMDLKDFDQGVFESIKADYLKFAEGLKMKPSSMHFVPMSALKGDNVVNKSERSPWYTGQSLMEILETVEVAGDRNLTDLRFPVQYVNRPNLNFRGFAGTLASGIVKKGDEVVVLPSGKSSRVKSIVTYEGELEHAGPGQAVTLTMEDEIDISRGDLLVHADSVPPVTDSFEAMLVWMAEEPMLPGKKYDIKRATSYVPGSIASIVHRVDVNTLEEGSASALQLNEIGKVKIALDTPIALDGYDSNRTTGAFIVIDRLTNGTVGAGMIVAQPLAHGGATHHGKLAHVATEERAQRFGQQPATVLFTGLSGAGKSTLAYAVERKLFDMGRAVFVLDGQNLRHDLNKGLAQDRAGRTENWRRAAQVARQFNEAGLLTLAAFVAPDAEGREQAKVLIGAERLVTVYVQASPLVCRERDPQGLYAAGGDNIPGESFPYDVPLNADLVVDTQALSLEDSVKQVLDLLRQRGAI